In Haliotis asinina isolate JCU_RB_2024 chromosome 16, JCU_Hal_asi_v2, whole genome shotgun sequence, the following are encoded in one genomic region:
- the LOC137268810 gene encoding uncharacterized protein: MSAPKNVLPVNYPEPPYNNLTRCYPAVHGNFTDVNTLVTALETSRYFGTDKFIFYNYSVPDQINKVLLQYEREGIVEMRSWRLPFPPEEIHYWGQMATIHDCVFSQLGVAKYVLLADIDEIVVPKSELTVHALADKLLTMPALRASTSYGALMFLNAFFFQNGHKTRAEFLSKSEAVRCRLSVFLHTNRSSVNPPFYRSKLLVIPESVDVLQIHSAERLRPGWVTLVVEPKDGLLHHYRKDYDPQAIKPYTDDISLLKHSSSIISRVKDRLRSFEQATITQYQDDCVGWD; this comes from the coding sequence ATGTCAGCTCCCAAGAACGTCCTCCCTGTCAACTACCCAGAACCCCCCTACAACAACCTCACCCGCTGTTACCCTGCCGTGCATGGGAACTTCACCGATGTCAACACACTAGTCACGGCGTTGGAGACCAGCAGATACTTCGGGACAGACAAGTTCATCTTCTACAATTACAGCGTACCAGACCAGATCAACAAAGTCCTGCTGCAGTATGAGAGAGAAGGCATAGTGGAGATGAGGAGCTGGAGACTTCCATTTCCCCCCGAGGAAATCCACTACTGGGGACAGATGGCGACTATCCACGACTGTGTCTTCTCCCAGCTTGGGGTGGCCAAATACGTTCTCCTTGCAGACATTGATGAAATTGTTGTTCCAAAATCAGAACTCACTGTACATGCACTAGCTGATAAACTTCTGACAATGCCAGCCCTGAGAGCATCAACATCGTATGGAGCCCTGATGTTCCTGAATGcctttttctttcaaaatggacaCAAGACACGAGCAGAGTTTCTTTCAAAATCCGAAGCTGTGAGATGCAGACTGAGTGTATTTCTACACACAAATAGGTCATCTGTGAATCCACCATTCTATCGTTCTAAACTTTTAGTGATTCCGGAAAGTGTTGACGTGCTACAGATACATTCTGCAGAAAGGTTACGACCAGGATGGGTAACTCTTGTGGTGGAACCAAAAGATGGTTTGCTGCACCATTACCGAAAGGACTACGACCCTCAAGCTATAAAGCCATATACAGATGATATCTCTTTACTTAAGCATAGCTCTTCCATTATCTCAAGAGTGAAAGACAGATTGCGTTCTTTTGAACAAGCAACAATTACTCAATATCAGGACGactgtgtggggtgggattaa